The sequence TTACTCTAAATCCTGAAAGCACGTACCAGCCTCCTTCTTTAATCTTATCACAAAACTTTTCTAGATATAGAGCAACTTCTATTTTGGCATCAATCCTTTCtccctaaaataaaaatcaacattaTTTCATGTTATCGTTTAATTACTGTTATATGAAAAGAGTTAGAAAACATACCTTTTCGTCTACCAGAATTAAACATTCATGAAAATGTTGCCCATCATTTAAATGTGGTGGCCACTGTCTAAGAATTTTGACAGCAACTCTCGAATTACGTACTGTAGGATTCACATCTCTTACGTACACGAccattgtttcttgttcttattaAGTAGATAGAATAAATAAAGTTACAAcggagaaaaaaatggaaatagtaaggaaattttcatatttcatatatttattcaaaaacaaagatatgccgatagaattaaattttaaaatttgtgtggCTTGTATTAAATCTCGTGTATTACACAAGGAAAGCTGCATGTGTTACTGATTGATAAGAATGAacaataatttgtttgttttcaagatTTCTGTAATTGGTTTGTTGAAAATCTGATGTTTGAATCGAAACACTATGTTTGGAATTTTCTCCTTGGATGCTGAACTTTATTAGTGTCATGCATTGGCTATAtcgtattattttttaaaaattgtttctcCTTATTTGAAGACTACATAaacttttataatcaaaatttcttaaaattctatatGTCGACATTTGCAATcaacattaaaataataacaaaatgctgaaattatatttataaaacaaatattcaagCTCATGTCTAttgaccataaaaaaaaaatcatgtcttTGTGGAAAAGCAAATAACATTAGTTTTtctaaaagttaaaaccaacaCATAGTAATCAAACGGGGATTCGATGCTTGTCAAAAGAATCTTCAACAGCAGGATGAATATAGGATCCAAGTGTATCACTGTAGACAATAAAGAGTTCCGATCAGTTCTATTCAACAACTAACTACTAAAATTAATAAGTAAGATTTGTTATTTACCTCAAGTCCATAACGAAATGACAGTTGGTATCATCCAAATCCTCAATTTTGGACTTTCCATGATCAACGAAATTGTACATAAAcgttattaaaaatttaaatataactttatatatgtccacatactattttttttttttgattgataatGATTCGATGCTAGAATTTAACTTACATGTACATGTACTATGAATATTCTCCACCCTTTGGATCCTCAATTATGTCCGAACATCCATCACAGTTGGTTAGGAGAACATTATCATCTAACGTTACCAATTATAGTAAAACGAATAGAAATCGTTAATAATTTCTTAATCACAATTAACAGATTTAAGTTTAAACGAACAATAAATTCAAATATGTCATTACCTCCACATTTGATTTCTTTCCACATTTTGAACAGACAAAGTCTCTTCCCGTTACCCACCTTGAACCGTTTGAACATATGATTGGCATAACATCCTGTTGCAAAGCAGTCAAGTACATATCctcttgaaaaaaataaaaggtcaTTCAACGTATTGTGCCAAGTacatatttctatatttcttatatattaaagATACACGTGCATGCAATGATATTTGAACTTACTCAATTGACATGATTTTGAACCTAATGTAGTGTTCCATCATACTCCAACGATCAGCAATGTCTTCTTGTTTAAAACTCTTGATTTCCCCCATATTAGTGATGTATCCAATCAAATCAACCGCATAAAAACTCTTAAATATGTattataagaaacaaattaaagtttACTTTAACAATCCATTATAAACTAAAACTTACCGTAAGGCCAACGTCCATGAAAGTCATTATCATAAATACGTTTAAAACCAACGTTATTGAAAGGTTTGCAAATTATAGGATCGCTTGCAAGATTTATTACAGTCTTGTCAGTGAAAAATATCCGATAACCGAGATTAGTTTTCTGGATCTGCTCTTTATCTTCTTTCACTTCGAACCCCTCAATAACATAACTTTGATTCTCTGACATTACAAAATTTGGAAGACCATAGAGTGATGCCGGAATCGTAGCATGTCCAAATGACCCCTAATTCACAGTATaagtgtaattaaaattttggagaCGTCAGGATCTTATGCCAATCCGTATATAggtagaaacaaaaattaaaaaatatatatatatatatttttaaaacgaaTAACAATACCTCTTCGTCAACCAAGATTAGTTCTCTCGAAACATCatccaaacaatttttcactTGCCACGAACGAAACACCTTGACACAAATCGTCCATTGCATGGTTGAAGGATTCAACTTCGTAAGAAACACAAATCTCgccattttttataaaaatagaagagaGATGGCAAAGAGATAATTTTGTAAAAGGGAAGGATGAAGAAGTTGTAAACGTAATGTTcagttttaagttatatatttcgTCTTTTTAAATATTAGGGTGTGTTTACAGGGTGCATTTAAAGATTCGACTCGAATCGTTGTTACCATTCACATCTATTAAGTAAAGGAttgaaaatacataaaaatagaTACATCGAATGtagaattaatgtttttaaaaaaatattagttaggTGATTTCacaattataaagaaaaaactaagacataaaaccataaacctaaaaccataaactaatcTTCTAAGCTTTGGAAGTGATTTTGcatattataaatttcaatacATGGATAGTTGAATATAAACCGTTTATAGTTACATGCGTTAATAATCATTTTATGATCctagaataataatataagtggAGGTAATGACAACGCATATAACAATGCCATCTTCGATTTCACTTGAACCCGAAGACGAattacatttttcaaaataagggaacaataaatattttagtattgtaTACAAAATTCATTTTTCGTTTCCAATCTCAAAATAAAGTTGATGTTGGTCATTGCTGTCTGAAACGTAAGCAGAGCTTTCAACATGCACAAGACAGccaataaaatctaaaaatcaaaacaaatatcttttgatcaaaaacaaaatttgatacaATGACACATATTCAGATCTAAAGAGTACGAAAGGACATCTATGAAAGATACTAAAGAAATCAATCTTTTTCATTGAAAGAAGGTATCAGTTGTGCCAAAGTCATGATGTTTGATAGAATTATGAACTTATGTGTAGTAAGCCTTATAATTCAAAGAGGTGGTCTTATCTCAAAATTAACTATTATcatccaagaaaacaaaaatgcgtaaataaaagaagaaaccaaaaacacaaaaccataaagtaaaaccataaactaatcTTCCGATTCTTCAAAGTGATTTTGCATATTCGAAACTTCAAGACATGGGTAGTTGAATAGAATCTGTGTACAACTGCATGTGGTAGTAATCATTGTACGGcctaaaaacataacataacattaGTATTTATTATCATAAAGTTATCATAATAGTTTATATTAAACACTCACCTTCAACATTATCAATTTGANCCGAAGACGAattacatttttcaaaataagggaacaataaatattttagtattgtaTACAAAATTCATTTTTCGTTTCCAATCTCAAAATAAAGTTGATGTTGGTCATTGCTGTCTGAAACGTAAGCAGAGCTTTCAACATGCACAAGACAGccaataaaatctaaaaatcaaaacaaatatcttttgatcaaaaacaaaatttgatacaATGACACATATTCAGATCTAAAGAGTACGAAAGGACATCTATGAAAGATACTAAAGAAATCAATCTTTTTCATTGAAAGAAGGTATCAGTTGTGCCAAAGTCATGATGTTTGATAGAATTATGAACTTATGTGTAGTAAGCCTTATAATTCAAAGAGGTGGTCTTATCTCAAAATTAACTATTATcatccaagaaaacaaaaatgcgtaaataaaagaagaaaccaaaaacacaaaaccataaagtaaaaccataaactaatcTTCCGATTCTTCAAAGTGATTTTGCATATTCGAAACTTCAAGACATGGGTAGTTGAATAGAATCTGTGTACAACTGCATGTGGTAGTAATCATTGTACGGcctaaaaacataacataacattaGTATTTATTATCATAAAGTTATCATAATAGTTTATATTAAACACTCACCTTCAACATTATCAATTTGACCGAATCTGATTATGCATATAATGATGCCTTCATCAATTTTACGGAAGCTGTCGTAAAAATACTCCAAATATCCTCTTCTCAGATGACATCTCAAACGTATACCACTTTAACAGGAATACgaaattagtaaaaaataaataagaaaaccaaagaataaagtattgtttgtataaaataaataagaaatctTACTCTTCGTTTtcgatttcaaaaaaaagtccGGTGTACACGTTGTTAGCCAAAAGGTATTCAGATCTTTCCACACGAACGAGACGTCCAATTAAATCTAAAACagaataaatattgtttaatcagtttcaaatatttaatataaaatctatAAGCCACCTAAAATAATCGATACACTACTTACCAATACACATATTCGGATTTAGAGAGCCAGAAAGGACATCTAGATAAGATCAACCAATTCCCTTCGTTAAAAAACGGTTTGAAGCGCTGGACCAAACTACTTTCAAAAGTTCCATGTATCTTTGAACCCTAGagtgaaaaatatatcaaataatattcaaattcgCTTATCATTCGGAGTAGATGTTTGTATTATTACCTTATCATCCGCTAGCACAAACTCGATCACATCGTTCAACGCAACACTGCTAACAAATCTTCTGATAATTTTAACCTTGATCCTTCTTTGAATGAGTAAAGGATGCAAGTCGACAACATAAACACAAGAATTAGAATCAGAGGTCATGTTTCtgattttctaaataaattataatacaCTCAATGCATCTAAtgaatatagatatatatacaaaatcaacaCACATAAATAATATCGGGAGATTAtcattataaacaaatttaagaaCTTTAACATTATCGTATGAGAACGTTATAGAATATATTATGAagtgtgtaaatatatattttttggtttgctgTTGAGAAATCACATCTTATGGTATATTTGTTATACatatctttgttaattttttattcatttaccaaatttcgttttgatttctatttctaAACATGTTCTCGTTATTTCAAACTTTTCCATTTCGCATAAAGCtcaatatctttttatataatgaattttagtaaaatatattaggtttgttagatttgtattaaaaaattatggtaatttatttttgaaaaggataattattttattcgaattattaaaatgttaaaactgAAATTACAAAGATTGTTAACCAATAAATGAAATACGAAGTTTATCCCAATCAATATTAGGCACAACACAATCTTTTACATCTTTCTCAATAACAACCCTAACGTCGTCCAGCCTCTTACACTCTTCAATCAAATCGATGCGTCCTTCCAAGATATCATTCATTAGTGTGAGTTGAGCATCGATTATTTCAAGTTGACACATGAGTTCggttgattcttctttcttcttcatatgctctTTCACCATATCGATAATCGTGGTGAATCGTTTCGACGTTTCCTTTTGAGACACATCTCTAGATTTCTGAAACGCCTTATTAACTTTGTCGACTGCTTCGTCCTCCCATCCAAAATCGGACATGGGTTCTTTGCGTTTTCTAGAACTTTCGCCATCCATCGCGAAATTTGAGActataaagattaaaaatagattttttttttttacgtaagTAGAACTTTGAATAAACgaaagactttaaaaaaaaaatttgataacttACCTGAAAGATACGGATGATAATAGGTAGTACTCACAATATAGGAGAGACGAATAGTGCTTAAATATCTGTCCAAAGAGTCGCAAAGCCTTTCCATGTTGGCGTCTCATGATCTCAGGCCCATTTGAGTTTATTAAGACACAATGTGTGATGACCTTATGAAgtatcaaataaagaaaatttaatcCTTATGAAgtcatatacataaataatagtcgaattaatttctttaatactatataatataatagattatattgcaaattataatagtatcaaacataaaaagatgAATATACTTGTCCAAAGTAACAATAACCCAGTATTAAAATTGTAAGATTCGATAgtaatgtaaataatttaaaacatagAGATGTAACCGTATAAAAAACACATGTTCATGACTTTTTTTATTGATGCGAGGTCACTTCCAGGTATTCCTACAACActtcaatcatttttttgtgcGTGCTCTCTTTTTGGTGTTCCTACAacacaaattataaattaaaaatatatctttgaaACATTAGTATAAGAAACTAATTAACAATAAAGGGTAACATACGATCGTCGAAATGTTTTAACTTCTGGAATCTCCGGGTTAAGCCTAATTTGGGTACATATAGTGTTGGATACAGACCTCCTTCCTACAATACATTTGATATAGAATTTATAATAGTTAGGtattatcaaaactaatttttaaatattttaaacgaAGGAATAAAGTATGTACCTTGGAAGACATCAATTACACCCTATAGAACAACACAGATGAGGCTTTCACCTATGGAATCTTTGTAAGTCTTGTAGAAATCGTCAGCCGCTTTTTCGGTTAACTCACACGGCAAAAGCATGccactaaattaaaaaaataaaaaaaaaatgtttatatatttaagtaGTATCAATTAGATAATATGTTTAAAACCAAATACCTGGAGTCACGAAGGTCAAAGGAAATTCTATGGTACATGGAGTACTCTTGTGTTTCGTTCCCTTCCGGAGAAGAAACTTGCttctcattatcttcttcttcagactcAGTATCTTCACTTGATTCATAATCATATTCGTCGTTTTCAGTATCATCAGTGTCATCCCCATCATCGCCTTCACTATCTTCTTCGTCTACATACACTATTTCATAAAAgccttcatcttctttatcttcttcttcttcacaataatCCTCATCAGAACTGTTtccatcatcgtcatcattTTCGGACACATCAGAGTCGATATCATCCGAGTCAGTGTCATTAGAATCATCCACCTTCTTCGCCAAAGAATTTCGGCAGCACTTCTTTAGCAACTTACAAATATTATCACTTTGTGATCTAAGCTCATACTTGTTGCCGTTATTCGGACCCAGCGAGTCTTTTTTATCATTCCAAGTATTCATTTTTCCAACATTGGTTACTNTCGGTTAACTCACACGGCAAAAGCATGccactaaattaaaaaaataaaaaaaaaatgtttatatatttaagtaGTATCAATTAGATAATATGTTTAAAACCAAATACCTGGAGTCACGAAGGTCAAAGGAAATTCTATGGTACATGGAGTACTCTTGTGTTTCGTTCCCTTCCGGAGAAGAAACTTGCttctcattatcttcttcttcagactcAGTATCTTCACTTGATTCATAATCATATTCGTCGTTTTCAGTATCATCAGTGTCATCCCCATCATCGCCTTCACTATCTTCTTCGTCTACATACACTATTTCATAAAAgccttcatcttctttatcttcttcttcttcacaataatCCTCATCAGAACTGTTtccatcatcgtcatcattTTCGGACACATCAGAGTCGATATCATCCGAGTCAGTGTCATTAGAATCATCCACCTTCTTCGCCAAAGAATTTCGGCAGCACTTCTTTAGCAACTTACAAATATTATCACTTTGTGATCTAAGCTCATACTTGTTGCCGTTATTCGGACCCAGCGAGTCTTTTTTATCATTCCAAGTATTCATTTTTCCAACATTGGTTACTTCTCCAATGACATCTTAAAATATAAGACGCAAACTCACGtcaaaataatgtataatatattagaATTCAATTATGGGAGATTCAAAAATAGACGAATGAGGTAACTTACCGACCAAGTAATCATCACAGTAAGAACCGTTTAATATTCGATTATAATCTATGAATTCAAAATATTCTTCACCTCCAACAATCAAAATCTTACTAATTTTGgtcttatacaaaataataatcttttatCGATGAGTGGTAGCTCTGCATGACCCATATTGATCGacaactttaaaattttcaagcTCAATCCAATCGCCAACATGAAATTTAGACACAAATTTGTCATAAACATCACCACGAAAATTACACTAAATCTTCTTACCCTAttaaatacaacaaatataattaGATTTCTATAAAATTTGGATAAGTAGCAAACCTGATTATCAGTTAGAACCATCTCTAGGGTTGAACCAAGACGAAGAGTTTTTTCTTCCCATAAACACAAAATCCTAACATGGATTTTCCATTCGTATTTTGAAGGATTCAAACGTGAAACATGATCAGTCGGAGAATTCATGACCATAATCTAACCTGCACTAAACGAATTCAGTAATTATAAGCAAATTAAGATTCccaaacataataaaagaattGTGTGTCGAATGTTTTAAAGAGCCTTGGAATATTCTCGAGATTTGGATATTGAACTTAAGATATATGAgacgtctatatatataaccttagagattagtatatttttctaaatataaatagtaaaatattataatattagtgtatttataattaataatagatatgtgcaaatatataacatatatatgtcttatatatatatatttatttacttatttatttcttGCATCATAATCTATAGATTatgtaaaatctaataaatatcttttattccaaactatatttattactatCTTTATCACTTTAAGTTTACAATAAATATACTCATTCAGAAAATCATCagtttaaatagttatatataatatattatatatatatatatttctatattttattattcaaacaATGGTAATTGCCATCTTTATcatttcaattttgtaaattttataaaaatcataattttatccTTTTGTTAGTTATAACTTTTAGGAATAATCTTTATCAtatcaaatttgtaaatttcataaaaatcgtAAATTTAATCATTTTGTGAGTATTATAACTTTTAGgaataaagatatataataatattttattactttaattTACGTTTTAAATTTACGAAATTACACCATTTTGAAGATGTATGCTagttttgtataattaataatttaatacttCTCAGAAACGTTTATAATCAAATATCTCCTAAAGGTATAATTTCTAAAAACTTAACACTATGTTTGAAAGATCAGTATATTAATTAATAGGTTATtactatattaaataaatttttatattgtgttaaagaaacaaatattataagaaCATTGTATGGTTATGGAAATTGTCTTCTGTTTAATTTTGTCTTCCATTTCATCTCTTTATGACACCAGActgttgattttggaatttcagcATTAATAATTTCTTTGTCTTGAGCAgactatatattatacaaaactCATTACagtgaaataatttttaaaaatgtaacaataatatttcaaattaattatacatctaaaaaaatagattattgttacatttaaataaatttcaaattaatttaaagaaacaaatattataggaATATTGTATGGCGATTGAAATTGTCTTCTTTTTGACTTTCACTTCCATATCATCTCTTCACGACACCAACGTAATGGATATGGAATTTCAGAATAAGTGATTTCTTTGGCTTGAGCAGCTTGTGTACTGGATATAATCCAATCCGAGAATTTAGTTGTCATAGTCGTCGAACGAATCATAACATCATTCTCAGGACCATCTTCGTTGTAGCATTCTTTAGGTGTAATctgttcaatattttatttaaaaaataattattatcaaaCATGGAATTATTATCAATTTCTGAATAATTATATAACATGATTATTTAAAACAGTTTCGTGATGAAATACCCGTAAATCGAATCCATGGGTAACTACGATCATATTATTTCTGCAGATATGGCAATCCAAGTTTAGACAAAACTATTatctattataaattataaatcaatttaaaaaggAAATACAAGAAATAATACCTTATATTATTTAGAATCAAATTCCTGTATCGTTTAATCTGCTCCATAATACCTacatcaaataataattattattttattattatattattatatatgaaaccaCCATACATACAGGTAAATACAATTAATTTGTTGATCaaccaaaaaagtaaaatattataccttttttaaaaagtgaaccAACAATATCCAAAGCTAGATGAGTTTCGAATCTCCCTTCCCAAGAAACAACTACATGAACAggaaaacatataacattagtCGATCAGGAAAGATCAGAAAATTTGCTTTCCAAGTAACAACTACAcgatcaagaaaataaaaaggttcaGTCGGTGAATCATAAGAAACAGTAAAATCAGAATACAAATTGAAAATTGAGAATGTGAACCTTATAAAGCATGATATTATACCTTTATTAGAagatgaaccaacaacaaccaaagttttatgatttgtggatcttgctttccaagaaaccactatacgaaCAGGAAAATAAGAAGGATCAGTCAATGAATCATTAAAAACAGCAAGATcggaatataaatataaatttgagaacatgataaaagaattataaaaattcaagagaagagtttttttttttttNNNNNNNNNNagttttttttttttttttttgttatggtgAAAGCATACAATATCATTGTATTTATTGATATAAAGGATctatctttttagggtttctaggtttttagggtttccagttAGAAGATGTTTTGACATCGGGCTTTTTTCATGCAGAAAcccataaatttaaatttacgtCGATCTTAAAACAATCTAATCTAAGCCCATTATTTACCCAATCTTCGTTTTATGCATGTTAAATTATGGTCATGTATTCTCAAATTAAACGTCAAAGagtatttttttcataaaaactaGGGATTAATTTAGTAAATTCTAGTTttgcaaataactttttatgcaattagattatttctgtcgatttttttgaattatttttaatgcGAAAATAGGTAAAATTACGTTCAAGGGCAAAATATTTCAACGTCAGGGTCAATTTCATTAAtggtaaaatagtaaaattttgCTGAGATGGAATGTGGGACGTTTTCACTTCGCGtttaatataatagattataaaaattattcaaaaaataaaaatggtctTACGGTGTACCACAGATTAAAtcctagtaaaaaaaaattacaaagaaaacaacaattacaACCGTTAAACTCAATATTTTTAGCTCAGTTACGAGGAAAACAATGATTACAGTAAGTGCACAAAACACCAAAGTTTTTTGATACTATGAAAACTTTATAAGTAAACTCTAACAAAAGTTAATGtaaacttaagaaaaaacaacaacacaaaatcatattttactatattttcttacacaagtattatactaataattttatataattatcaaTATATCTAATCAGAAAAATACATGCTACAAACTCTAGTTACAACAATATTGCTTTCATTATATTTGCATTAACGACTGCAAGTATGGGTATACTTCTagagttttatatatttactcatATACGTAAagtaatgtaaattttttttgttatatttaattataagtttCTTTTACATATGGttatataccaaatttatatatacttcaCCGAATATAAATCATCGTCGTCGATATATAAGCTTCAGTCGCAAGACCTAAAAGAATCCTATAAACCTGATATGTTAGTTGTGTCTGTGAATATTAAGAAGAAATGGGTAAAAATTACAACCGCAACTAGTGAAATACATTTCGAAAGCCGCACAATACCCAGGGCTGACAGTTTTTGGTGATTCTTTCGGACTGGGAAGACTGGAAATTAtctaaagttttatttttcttaggtTCAGCCACCAACAATTACTAATAGTGGGGACGGAATTTCTCAAGGTTGAGCATAGACGGCGGCATTTGGAATAGCACACGATTCAACGTCCATAGCTTCTGGTGTCGGAGCAGTAAAGGATAAAGTTAAAAGTGAAAGAGATGcgaatttagaaaagaaaaattaagggATGCGAATTTAGGGCACAATGTCTTCTTTTATTGCTTAAGTCCTCCGAGCTAAACAGCTCGCACAGCTTAAGTCTTTTATTGCTTATACCCGAAGGATAACCGAACTAACCTgaaaatatgtatgtataaaccCTATATGCCTAAAAATCCTTAATCTTTGCTCTCGCTCTTTTATCGACATTGTCAAAGAGAAACCCGTTATAACCTGTTCAGCTTCACAACTGCAATTTCGAGgttgtttttgtcaaaagtgAAAGAGATAAA comes from Camelina sativa cultivar DH55 chromosome 19, Cs, whole genome shotgun sequence and encodes:
- the LOC109130855 gene encoding protein PFC0760c-like; translation: MNTWNDKKDSLGPNNGNKYELRSQSDNICKLLKKCCRNSLAKKVDDSNDTDSDDIDSDVSENDDDDGNSSDEDYCEEEEDKEDEGFYEIVYVDEEDSEGDDGDDTDDTENDEYDYESSEDTESEEEDNEKQVSSPEGNETQEYSMYHRISFDLRDSSGMLLPYSLGPNNGNKYELRSQSDNICKLLKKCCRNSLAKKVDDSNDTDSDDIDSDVSENDDDDGNSSDEDYCEEEEDKEDEGFYEIVYVDEEDSEGDDGDDTDDTENDEYDYESSEDTESEEEDNEKQVSSPEGNETQEYSMYHRISFDLRDSSGMLLPCELTEKAADDFYKTYKDSIGESLICVVL
- the LOC104767926 gene encoding uncharacterized protein LOC104767926, coding for MARFVFLTKLNPSTMQWTICVKVFRSWQVKNCLDDVSRELILVDEEGSFGHATIPASLYGLPNFVMSENQSYVIEGFEVKEDKEQIQKTNLGYRIFFTDKTVINLASDPIICKPFNNVGFKRIYDNDFHGRWPYDIIIRVLRVGNLFEEVPPDKEWNELFVDLENIEDDRLSCRLPKPYANDFFNEWIHCVGDIICVIRFARIERNQDSIMVTTVHICTRVMINPPCPQVTQLRDAFDDLES